The Xylophilus rhododendri region CTGCCGGCCCGGCAAGCTGGCGGTCTTCGCGCGCTACACACGCCGCGGCGGACTCGACATCAACCCCCTGCGCACCAGCCATCCGCAGGCCCTGCCCGGCACCGCGCGCACCGCCCGGCAGTGACCATGCGCACCGCCGGTTTGCCCCCTGCACGCCTGTGTCTTTTGACGCCAAAGTGCCCGTCACCCGCTGATACACTGGCCGGTTAATGCCTCCCCAGCCAACGCCGTCGCTTACTGCGCACATGCCTGCGCCATCGCCCGTGCCGTCCCAGGCTGTGCAGGCGGTCGATGCCCTGGCCGCGCTGCGTGCCGCCACCGCGGACCAACACGCCCGACTCGACAGCCGCCTGCCCATCGCCCGCGACGGCGCGCAGCCGGCCGACTATGCGCAGCACCTGGCCATCATCGGCGACTGGCTGGCCGAAATCGACCGGCTGCCCCTGGCCCGCACGGACCTGCCCGGCGGCTGGCCAGAAGCCCAGCGCGCCCGCCGCGAACGTATCGCCGCCGACCTGGCCGACTTTTCCGCCGCCCCCGCTTCCGGCACGCCCGCCAGCCAGCCGCCGGCAACGCCGCCCGCCGGCTTCGGCTGGGGCGTGGCCTATGTGGTCGAAGGCTCGCAGCTGGGCGGGCTGATGCTGTACCGCCGGCTGCGCGAATCGCTCCAGCCCCATGCCCTGCGTTATCTGCAGGGCGATGGCGGCAGCGGCGCCTGGCCGCGTTTCCTGGGCGAGCTGCGCGCGGCCATCGCCACGCCCGCCATGCTGGACGGCGCACGCACCGGCGCCGAATGGGCTTTCGCCAGCCTGGGCGAGCGCTTCGAAGATGTCGGAGCCATGGCATGAGCCTCGCCGTCACGCACATCCCGCAGCCCCGGGCGACCCTGGAGAGCTGCGACCGCGAGCCCATCCACATTCCCGGCGCGGTGCAGTCGCACGGCGTGCTGCTGGCCTTCGGCCTGGACGGCAGCCTGCGCTTTCGCAGCGCCAATGCGGCGCGGGCGCTGGGCCTTCTTCCCGAACTGGGCGAGCGGCTGGCGCCCGGCCATCTCGATGCCGACAGCGAGATCCGCGTGCTGATCGAAGAGGCCCTGGAATCGTCGCGGCTGGAACCGATCCAGCCCATGTCCAACGAGGTCTCGGTCGGCGAACAGATCTACGACCTGATCCTGCACCAGTCCGGCGATCTGCTGGTGGCCGAGTTCGAAAGCCGCGGCGAGGATGCCGACACCCTGGCCAGCTTCGCCCTGAAGGCGCACCGCGCCATGGACCGGCTCAAGCGCCAGCGCTCCATCGAGAGCCTGCTGGCCTCCGCCACCGAGGACATCCGCCAGCTGACCGGCTTCGACCGTGTCATGGCCTACCGCTTCCGGACCGACGAGAGCGGCGAGGTGATCTCCGAAGCGCGCAATCCGGCGCTCGATGCCTTCCTCGGCCGGCGTTATCCCGCCAGCGACATCCCGGCCCAGGCCCGGCGCCTGTACGTGGTCAACACCCTGCGCATGATCGCCGACGTGGGTTCGCAGCCGGTGGCCATCGAGGGCCTGGCCGATGCCGAGCCGCTGGACCTGAGCCATGCGGTGCTGCGCGCGGTCTCGCCGATCCACATCGAATACCTGGGCAACATGGGCGTGGGCGCCTCCATGAGCGTTTCCATCGTGGTGCAGGGGCGGCTCTGGGGCATGCTGGCCTGCCACCACATGACGCCGCGCCAGGTGCCCTATTCGGTGCGCATGGCCTGCGACGTGATCGCTCAGATCCTGGCCGCCAATGTGCACACGCTGATGGCGCGCGCCCAGGCCCAGCGCGTGGCCGCCGCCGCCACCCTGCGGGCCCGCCTGGTCGAAGACCTGCTGCATGCCGACGACTCGCTGGCCGCGCTGGCCCCGCATGCCGCCACCCTGGCCGCCAACTTCGGCGCGCATGCCGCCTTCATCACCGAGAACCACAACATCGCCGTCGAGGGCGAAGTGCCGGTCGAGACCGCCCGAGCCCTGGCGCGCTGGCTGGCGCGCCATCCGCACAACGACGATTCGGTGATCGGCATCAGCGCGCTCGCCGGCTTTCCCGGCTACCTGCATCCCCTGCTCGACATCTGGTGCGGCATGCTGGCCCTGCGTTTCGACACCAATGCCGACGGCTGGCTGGTGCTGCTGCGCAAGGAGCAGGTCGAGACCATCAACTGGGGCGGCAAGCCCGAGAAGCATTACGTGCACGGCCCCAACGGCCCGCGCCTGACGCCGCGCGGCTCCTTCGACCTGTGGCGCGAGACGGTGCACGGCACCTCCGAAGCCTGGGACGAGGCCGACTTCACCATCGGCCGCCAGATCAGCGACGAACTCGGCCGCGCCACCGCCACCCGCGTCGGCGAGATCAACCGTGCCCGCAACCAGCTGCTGGCGGTGCTCGGCCACGACCTGCGCGATCCGCTGCACTCGATCAGCATGGCCGCGCGGGTGCTGGAAAAGGCGCCGGAGCAGGCCAGTGGCCGCATCGGCCAGCGCATCCAGTCCTCCAGCAGCCGCATGCAGCGGCTGGTCAGCCAGGTGCTGGACATGTCCCGGCTGCAGGGTGGCCTGGGCCTGGGCCTGCAGCTGGAGCCCACCCTGTTGGCGCCGCTCATCGTCGACCTCAGCGAAGAGGCCTGCGTGGCCCATCCGGGGCTGACGGTGCACCACGAACTCGACGCGGGCGTGATGGCCCATGTGGATGCCGACCGGCTCTCCCAGGTGGTCACCAACCTCCTCAGCAACGCCCGCCAGCACGGCGTGCCGGGCGAGCCGGTGGTGCTGCGCCTGCGCGAAGCCGGCGACTCGGTCGAGCTGCAGGTGCGCAATGCCGGCGAGCCCATCCCCGACGACCTGGCCGACACCCTGTTCAACCCCTTCAAGCGCCAGTCGCTCGGCAATCCGCGCAACCGCACCGGGCTGGGCCTGGGGCTGTACATCGCCGACCAGATCGTGCGCGGACACGGCGGCAGCATCTATTATTCTTTCGAGGAGCCGCAGGTCGTTTTCAGCGTGCTCCTGCCACGCGGCAAGCCACAGCCGGCCGACTCCATTGCCTAGGGTTCTCACGTGACACTCAATATCCTCATCGTCGACGACAACCGCGAAGCGGCCGAGCTGTTCCAGGAGCTCCTGGAAATGCAGGACTACGCCGTGCGCTGCGCCTTCACCGGCCAGCAGGCGCTGGACCTGGCGCGCAACGAGAAGGCCGACGTCTACCTGGTCGACCTGACCCTGCCCGATGTGCACGGCACCGACCTGGCCCGCCAGCTGCGCGAGCTCGCCGGCGAGCCGCAACCCATGGTCATCGCGGTGACCGGCCTGGCCTCCGACGGCAGCGAGGAAATGGCGGTGTTCAACCACTTCCTGCAGAAGCCGGTCGATTTCGAGAAGCTGGAACGCATCCTGGCAGGCGCCGCAAAGCTATGAGCGATTCGAACAGCACCGCATGGCTGGCCGCGGGTGTGCGGCATGAACTCTTCATGCGGGTGCTGCCCGCCTTGCGCCACGACATGGCGGGACCGCTGTCGGTAGCGCGCATGGGTGCCACGGTGCTCAAGCGCTACATCGCGGCGCAGCCCTTCGATCCGGCGCTCTGCCTCAAGCGCATGGAGCAGACCGACGAGCAGCTCAACCAGCTGCTGCTGTCGATCCGCACCCTGTCGCGCTGGGACGTGGAAAGCACCGACCGGGTGATCCCCACGCCGGCGCTGCATGCCACCCTGCACCTGGCCCGCCCGATGCTCGACCTGCAGGGCATCGTGCTGGAGACCACCGAGGTGGATGCCCCCGCCAGCTGGCCGCAGCTGCAGCCGGCGCGCGCGCTCTACATGGTGCTCGGCGTGCTCAGCCAGCTGCAGGACAGCGGCCAGGGCCCGCGCAGCATCACCGTGGTGCCCGAGGGCGACACCCTGCGCCTGAGCATGCAGGCCGTCACCCCCACCCTGCCCGGCGACCACCAGCCGGCGCAGCGCCACATGCGTGTCGATGCCCAGGCCCTGCAATGGCTGGCCGACGACCTGCGCTGGCCGATCGAGATCTCCGCCGACACGGTCGTGCTCGGCCGCCCCGACGAGCAATAAGCCCCCCGCTGCGGACGACGGCATCCCGTGCCCCACGATCCGCAGCCTGGCGCCGACGCCTCCCCATCCAAGCGGCCCTCCGGCTGGCTGAGCCGCCTGGGCCCGGGCCTGATCACCGGCGCCGCCGACGACGACCCCAGCGGCATCGCCACCTATTCCCAGGCCGGCGCGCAGTTCGGCCTGGCCACGCTGTGGACCCTGCTGCTCACCTATCCGCTGATGGTGGGCATCCAGGCGGTCAGCGCCCGCATCGGCCGCGTCACCGGCCATGGCCTGGCCGGCAATATGCGGCGGCACTATCCGCGCTGGCTGCTGCAGGCGACCGTGGCCCTGCTGCTGGTGGCCAACGTGGCCAATATCGCGGCCGACCTGTCGGCCATGGGCGACGCGGCCCGGCTGGTGCTGGGCGGGCCGGCGCATCTCTACACCGTGCTCTTCGGCCTGGTCGCGCTGCTGCTGCAGGTCTTCGTGCCCTATGCGCGGTATGTGCGTTTCCTGAAATGGCTGACCCTGGTGCTCTTCGCCTATGTGGCGGTGCTGTTCAGCCTGCAGATTCCCTGGGCGGATGTGGCGCGGGCGACCTTCTGGCCGCGGCTGTCGACCGATACCGGCTATGTCACCACCGTGGTCGCCATCCTCGGCACCACCATCAGCCCCTATCTGTTCTTCTGGCAGGCCTCGCAGGAGGTGGAAGACATGCAGGGCAAACGCCCGCCGGAACGTTCCCTGCTCGAAGCACCGCAGGAGGCGCAGCAGAACTTCCGCCGCATCCGGCTGGACACCGGCTTCGGCATGGCCGTCTCCAACGCCGTGGCCTTCTTCATCATGCTGACCGCGGCGCTCACCCTGCACCGCCATGGCGTGACCGACATCCAATCCTCCGCGCAGGCGGCCGAGGCGCTGCGGCCGATCGCCGGCGAGCTGGCCTTCGGCCTGTTCAGCCTGGGCATCATCGGCACCGGCATGCTGGCGATTCCGGTGCTGGCCGGCTCCGCCGCCTATGCCATGGCCGGCGCCTTCGGCTGGAGCGGCAGCCTGGAATCCAGCCTGCGCGAAGCCAAGGCCTTCTACTCGATCATCGCGGCCGCCATGGTGGCCGGCATTGCGCTCGGCTTCTCGCCGCTGGATCCGATCAAGGCGCTGTTCTGGAGCGCCGTGCTCAACGGCGTGATCGCCGTGCCCATCATGGTGGTGATGATGCTGATGGTGGCCAACCGGCAGGTGATGGGCCGCTTCGTGGCCTCGCGCCGCCTGAAGGTGCTGGGCTGGGCCGCCACCGCGCTGATGGGCGCGGCGGTGCTGGTCATGCTGGCTTTTTGAGCTTGCGGCGGATCTCCCGCGCCAGCTCCTTGTGGTGCTCGCGCAGGAAGCCGAGCAGGCGGTGCTCGGCGGCATGCAGGCGGCGCGGTGTCTTCTGCTTGCCGGTCACCCGCTCCCAGAAGGCCATCATGTCGGACTCGGCGCCGGCCGCCAGGGTCTGGCCGACCTGCAGCACGGCCGGATGCACATAAGACTTCTTGCACACCGCCGGCGTGTTGCCCAGCTGGCGGGCCACTTCGGCCAGCACCGCCTTGGCGCTGTAGGCCTGCTCGCCGCAGCCGCCGCAGGCCAGGCGGGTCAGCTCCAACGCCTGCACCGTGCCGTGCCAGGTGCGGAAGTCCTTGGCGGTGAAATCGGCGCCGGCGGCCTCGCGCAGGTAGTCGTTCACATCCGATGAATCGACCCGGTGCGGCTGGCCGTCCTCGTCCTCGTACTGGAAGAGTTCCTGGCCGGGCAGCTGCTGGCAGACGCGCACCACCCGCGCCACGCGCGGGTCGTCGAGCTTCACCTGCTGCTCCACGCCGCTCTTGCCGCGGAACTTCAGCGTCAGCACGCTGCCGCGCACACCGGCATGCGGCGTGCGCAGCGTGGTCAGGCCGTAGGAGCCGTTGGTCTCGGCGTATTCCTCGTTGCCCACCCGCAGGTAGGTGGTGTCGAGCAGGCGCACCAGCGTGGCCAGCACCACGGTGCGCGAGGGCGCCTTGCCGCGCAGCGGCCGCAGGTCGCGCGCCACCCGGGCGCGGATGCGCGGCAAGGCCTTGCCGAAGGCCTCGATGCGCTCGAACTTGCCTTCGTCGCGCAGCAGGCGCCACTGGGCGTGGTAGCGGTACTGGCGGCGGCCGCGGGCATCCAGGCCGGTGGCCTGCAGATGGCCGTTGGGCAGGGGGCAGATCCACACATCGGTATAGGCCGGCGGGATCGCCAGGCTGTCGATGCGTTTGACCTCCGCCGCATCGGCAATGCGTTTGCCGTCCTGGCGCCGGTAGGCGAAACGCTTGCCGCTGCGCACCCGGGAAAAACCGGGCATCAGCGGGCTGACATACATCAGCCCGCCGGCCAATGGCGCGGGGGCCGGCACCGGTGTGTCCTCGGTCGGGGCGTGGGGGGCGGCGTCGTACATGGCGGCTTTGCGGGTATCGGTTGATACCGGGTGTAGCCCGCCGCCCGCCGCGCATTTGT contains the following coding sequences:
- a CDS encoding sensor histidine kinase, whose translation is MSDSNSTAWLAAGVRHELFMRVLPALRHDMAGPLSVARMGATVLKRYIAAQPFDPALCLKRMEQTDEQLNQLLLSIRTLSRWDVESTDRVIPTPALHATLHLARPMLDLQGIVLETTEVDAPASWPQLQPARALYMVLGVLSQLQDSGQGPRSITVVPEGDTLRLSMQAVTPTLPGDHQPAQRHMRVDAQALQWLADDLRWPIEISADTVVLGRPDEQ
- a CDS encoding biliverdin-producing heme oxygenase, with product MPSQAVQAVDALAALRAATADQHARLDSRLPIARDGAQPADYAQHLAIIGDWLAEIDRLPLARTDLPGGWPEAQRARRERIAADLADFSAAPASGTPASQPPATPPAGFGWGVAYVVEGSQLGGLMLYRRLRESLQPHALRYLQGDGGSGAWPRFLGELRAAIATPAMLDGARTGAEWAFASLGERFEDVGAMA
- a CDS encoding response regulator; this translates as MTLNILIVDDNREAAELFQELLEMQDYAVRCAFTGQQALDLARNEKADVYLVDLTLPDVHGTDLARQLRELAGEPQPMVIAVTGLASDGSEEMAVFNHFLQKPVDFEKLERILAGAAKL
- a CDS encoding DNA topoisomerase IB, with translation MYDAAPHAPTEDTPVPAPAPLAGGLMYVSPLMPGFSRVRSGKRFAYRRQDGKRIADAAEVKRIDSLAIPPAYTDVWICPLPNGHLQATGLDARGRRQYRYHAQWRLLRDEGKFERIEAFGKALPRIRARVARDLRPLRGKAPSRTVVLATLVRLLDTTYLRVGNEEYAETNGSYGLTTLRTPHAGVRGSVLTLKFRGKSGVEQQVKLDDPRVARVVRVCQQLPGQELFQYEDEDGQPHRVDSSDVNDYLREAAGADFTAKDFRTWHGTVQALELTRLACGGCGEQAYSAKAVLAEVARQLGNTPAVCKKSYVHPAVLQVGQTLAAGAESDMMAFWERVTGKQKTPRRLHAAEHRLLGFLREHHKELAREIRRKLKKPA
- a CDS encoding NRAMP family divalent metal transporter, translated to MPHDPQPGADASPSKRPSGWLSRLGPGLITGAADDDPSGIATYSQAGAQFGLATLWTLLLTYPLMVGIQAVSARIGRVTGHGLAGNMRRHYPRWLLQATVALLLVANVANIAADLSAMGDAARLVLGGPAHLYTVLFGLVALLLQVFVPYARYVRFLKWLTLVLFAYVAVLFSLQIPWADVARATFWPRLSTDTGYVTTVVAILGTTISPYLFFWQASQEVEDMQGKRPPERSLLEAPQEAQQNFRRIRLDTGFGMAVSNAVAFFIMLTAALTLHRHGVTDIQSSAQAAEALRPIAGELAFGLFSLGIIGTGMLAIPVLAGSAAYAMAGAFGWSGSLESSLREAKAFYSIIAAAMVAGIALGFSPLDPIKALFWSAVLNGVIAVPIMVVMMLMVANRQVMGRFVASRRLKVLGWAATALMGAAVLVMLAF
- a CDS encoding ATP-binding protein, giving the protein MSLAVTHIPQPRATLESCDREPIHIPGAVQSHGVLLAFGLDGSLRFRSANAARALGLLPELGERLAPGHLDADSEIRVLIEEALESSRLEPIQPMSNEVSVGEQIYDLILHQSGDLLVAEFESRGEDADTLASFALKAHRAMDRLKRQRSIESLLASATEDIRQLTGFDRVMAYRFRTDESGEVISEARNPALDAFLGRRYPASDIPAQARRLYVVNTLRMIADVGSQPVAIEGLADAEPLDLSHAVLRAVSPIHIEYLGNMGVGASMSVSIVVQGRLWGMLACHHMTPRQVPYSVRMACDVIAQILAANVHTLMARAQAQRVAAAATLRARLVEDLLHADDSLAALAPHAATLAANFGAHAAFITENHNIAVEGEVPVETARALARWLARHPHNDDSVIGISALAGFPGYLHPLLDIWCGMLALRFDTNADGWLVLLRKEQVETINWGGKPEKHYVHGPNGPRLTPRGSFDLWRETVHGTSEAWDEADFTIGRQISDELGRATATRVGEINRARNQLLAVLGHDLRDPLHSISMAARVLEKAPEQASGRIGQRIQSSSSRMQRLVSQVLDMSRLQGGLGLGLQLEPTLLAPLIVDLSEEACVAHPGLTVHHELDAGVMAHVDADRLSQVVTNLLSNARQHGVPGEPVVLRLREAGDSVELQVRNAGEPIPDDLADTLFNPFKRQSLGNPRNRTGLGLGLYIADQIVRGHGGSIYYSFEEPQVVFSVLLPRGKPQPADSIA